The genome window TGGATACGGATATTCCGTGGCTCCGCGTTAAACGCCCTTTCGAAATGCTCGTGCAGCGCAATTGAAGGCAAAATCAATTACAACAAAGAGGGCCTGAAAAGCATTTTAACGACAGCATTCAGAGCTCGAGAGAGCGGCTTTCATTCAATCatttacataaaattttatttaacaagCGAATTCCAAAGGCTTTCATTTTTAATGCAGCCCCTCCCAGTCCGCCCGTATCCCAGATTTCCCAGGACTCTGTTTCCAGGACTCTCTCGTCCCCAGCGATTGCTGCCACAATCCGGTTGaacatgtgtgcgtgtgtgagttAAGGCGTGTATGCATATGGCATGAAACTTCATTATGAGTGCTTCaatatttttgcaaataaaatgccaGTCGAAGGCAAATTGAAAAGCCAGAATGGCTGAGGGCCGAGCGAAAATATTAGCATACTTGGGGGCGCAGTCAAAGTTTGTTTGCCGAAACAAATTAACCTTGAATATGGCACATAGAGTCCTGTCAAAACGAAGCTGGGCTGaggaaattatgcaaatgtgcTCAGcacacagcaacaacaatggatGTCTCCGATAAGACCGGTGCTATACTAAGAACATTTCTGTCTGCCCCTCTATCTcactaactgactgactgactgactgactgactgactgactgactgtcGTCTTGTGGCTTTGGCTTCTGggaaaatttattaattttaagcAGAACTCTGGAGACTTTGACGTCAGCTAGCTGATAAGCAGCCGCACGCTTGACAAAATCAATAATGGCAATACTGCTCTTGTTTCAGTGTTCAGTGTTCAGCGTTCGGTGCGCCGTTCCTGTTGGTATTTGCATGATTAATGAAGCCACGTAATTGATTACAGGGCCACGCCCAGGCCgagctaaaaaaaaaggaaaaaccaGGAAAAAGCAACACAGGAGGAAgaaacaaaggcaaagccaaagGCAATGGGAATGGCAACAGCAACTCGAACTTTCGCATGATTTTGTATCATCGAAGGCAGAGCAGCAAGGCACGCAGCTGATTGATGCGTCTGTGGTCGGGACAAAGGCACCTCCAACgccgccatcgccatcgctaTCGCCACCGCCGCCCACAGCTAGTCAGCGCCACATCCCCATCCGCATTCCGCCCGAGCTCAGCCAGCTCCTCCAGACCCATTTTCATCTCGATCTCCAGCATCATAATGCGACCACGCACGTGCGTGTGGCACATGATTACACAGAGAACAAAAACGATGACTTTAAAGTAGGATAGTGTGGTAAGAAGTCGAGAAGTCGTTTTTCAGAAACCCAAGGAATACTAGAGTTTGCTTATTTTGCTGTTATATAAAGAGAAAGATGGCTAACCATACTTGCTGGCTTTGTTTTAGATAGATACAAACTTCTGATCTTGTATTATATCGACGACTAATTTAGGAACTAGTAATAAGTCCTAGTGTACCCGGCCAGATGCGAGGCTCTGTTCGAGCCATGTCAGAAGGACATGAGGAGAGAGCCCGGGCCAAAGGCACAGCCGTGGCTGGCTGTCATTGACTGCGGATTGGCGTTGTCAACGATGCAGCGAGCAGGATGAcaaagatgatgatgatgcagcCGCTTTCAAAAGCAGCAGGAGATGTGGAGCTGTGGAGCTGTGGAGCTGGGGTTGGAGCACATGGGCTGGTGGTCGGTGGTTTTGGGGCGGAAGTCGAGCATTCTCATGGCTGGTTATTTATGCGTAATTTCTATGCACACACGCAGAGGCGCTCCGGCTCTTCGGCTCATCGTCCTGGCAagggaatggaatggaatggtaAAGGAGATAGGGCTGGGCATCCTGGATGGCGGCCACTTCAGTACCAAGCCCGGCCCAAGTggttggctttggctttggctttggctttgttgGCCCGCCTTTGCCGTTCGTGAATTGGAGCTTTAAGGGACTGGTGCTCATACAGGCGCACAATcatcaatcaaaatcaaaagcCAAAGTACTTTTGAcattaatttattcaaaagGGCTACCAGCTCTTTTCAAACTGCACAAACGCACCGCAAAGTGTGGGATGATGGGTCGGATGAAATTTGGAGACCTTCTCACTCTGCAATTGTGACCACTTGACCATAATAGTTATTTAATTTCGAATCGATGGCATGCAAATTCCGCATATTCGGCAAAAGTAAAAATAatctaattaatatttatgaaagCAGCGACGACGCGCTTTGCATAAATCAACAGCATTTGAATAATAAATACGAATTATGCATTTAATTAAGATTTGCCACAAAAATCCCCATTCAGCGGTTCGCTGCGATTCGAGGCGGCTGGGGAGCGAGTGCCGGGGAAAGCAGcgattccatttccattttccccaaAATTTTCCTCTACTCCCCCGCCattttttgccattgtctacctgcatgtgtgggtgtgtttgtgtgtgtgtgtgtgtttgttcgTTTTCGGGCTAGCGAGATTTTGATTTCCTCAGCTTGCATCAGTCAAAGCGAAGCAGCGGACGACATTGGAAAAAAGCAAACCCAAATCGAACCCACGAACGCCGGGCGTTTTCAATCTAAATGCAAATGCTTGCGTTGTGCTTTTTGTTTCATCCTTGAGCCGCGgcgacaacagcagcagcatcatccgcagcagcagcatccgcaGCAACATCAGGAGCAGCATccgcagtagcagcagcaattcAGGTGAAATCGCAACACAGAAAGCCAATTAAGCGACTCAGACATTAATCGAAGCTCGTTGCCGATATCGCGGTGGAGAATCTCTTATAAAAAAGCAAGGTAAAGGCAATTCGCCGTGTTTAATGCAAAAATCGCATTTGGTCAACAGCAATCCGCATCAGTGCAATCGTCCTTTTTGCTCGCTCTCCTTTACTCGGAGATTTTTTGAGCATCCTTATCagattattatttgtattactttgttataattatataaaagaGAATTATCAAAAGTAAAACTTGTAAGAATTTGTCAGAAGTAACTTGACTTAAAATGGGaacttaattgaattttataaaaatcaatattatcctaaatcttttaaaaattatCATATTCCAAAGTTTCagatataatattttaataaaagtaTCAATTAACTACGAGTTACTTGTAAATTGTGCTCTGTGTACTCGATTTGCCCATACCAAATCGATGCCAATGTAACTGGATGGCCATGTTAATGCCCATTTCCAATTCAATTGGTAATGTTCATGTTGGCTCCATAGTTTCTATTGCATTAAGGGccaataaaaatttacaagcaACCTACACGAGATTTTCCCACCCTGGGGGAGGGGGGGATGGCTTTTCCTCTGCTTAAGTGTGTTTGACATGAGATAAGCTCGTTTTTCCCGGCTCGCCTCATTTGCCTCGTTTACGGAGGCAGCCCGAGCAAATTGATAAATTATGGCACTGCCGCGGACAACGGCGCATTGAGTCCAAAACCAGACCAGAATTGCCGGCAATTAGCTGGGCAAAGGCAATTAGCATTATGGTGGGATAAGAGGTGCCCGAGCCTAGAACAAGTCCATCGCCAAGCAGACACTTGAGTTTTGAAAGCGGGGTCAAGGAATGCCAGATCCCAGATCCATCTGCAATTGAGACGTCTAAGGTCAGCGAAAGTCTGGAGCTGGAGCCCACGAATTCCAGGCCCATTGATATCGATGCGTATGCAAATCACGGCGAGCACTTTGGCGGCATTAGAATTACAAATATCCGTGGAGGGGATTTTCCACACTCGCCGGCCACAAGGGCGACGATTGCTCGAAAGCTGCGACGTGACAACACGCAAATAAAATCGAAGCCTACCCATCAACCTACCAGATACGGCTCGTGGAAATAGATACAATGTAAATATGCAAAGTCGGGGCAAAATACATAAATCAGCACGCtgcgaaatgaaatgcaaacagTGGCGAAAACCAAGATGCGGAAGCATAATTGAACCCTGAGCTGCGGAGGCGGAGCTCTGCAGCTCCAGACACTCTCTACTCATTAAAGCCAAATGCAATTTACGCCGATAATTTGCAATAATTTGCATACTACGTGCGGTTGGATGGAGGGGGTGGTTTGCGGGGGCGGCGTCATTTTCCGCTGCACCTGGAAAACCGACAACCACCACCCAGCACCCACTCAGCTTGGCCGCCCACGTTGCACTCTACGTGCTCCAGCTTTTTAATTGCACGGCTTAGCCGAGGCGCGTTGGCATTTTGTAAATTTCGTTAATTGGAAAATGTGCCAGGATTCATTTTCATCTATTTCCCAAATGCACGACGAACGCGTGTTCCCGCGCGGCTGCGTCAGCTGGCGAACTCGGCTCAAACtggatttattttattgcggGCTAAATGGAATTTCCAAAATGGTTATCGCCAAAGGCGTTGCCATTCGCTTATCCTGCATGCAGGAGTCTCTTCATTATGCACAAGTCGCTCGCTGGCTGTTTTCTGCTTTCGTTGGCAACCTGATTGTATTTACCCATAATATTTATCCATTTTGCCGAAGCCCTCGAGGTGCGAGGAGCAATTGTTCGGGCTGCGGGATTTATTATGCATAAAATTGCAGCAGAAagtcaaataaaatatgtattgAAAGTTTTATTGTTTGGCAGCATTTCTGCAGCAGTGATGCCAACGCTTTTCGCACTGctcatttcccatttcccatttccgaTTTCCCTTTTCCCGCTCACATATTTGCGCATAGTACACATTTCATGTGCAACTGACGCTTGTGTGACGCTAGCagcattttgtttaaaattgaATTCCTTCAATGCATTTACCTAAATTTAATTCCTTTCCATGCTGCTGCCCCAAAACTTTCTGTTCGCAATTTTTGCAACGCTGCGCTTCGCTTGCTTTTGTTTCGCTttgttcatattttcaattttgtgCGGGTGATTTTGAGTTCGCTTTATGCTACAtaccatatatgtatatgctcTGGACTTCTATTTGCTTTAATGGAGCGAACTCTCTGGACAGGCcagcatacatatatatggcATATGGCGTATATACGTGCCGACACTGGCTCAGGATCAGGATCGGGATCCTGGCAGGAGGGGCAGGAGTTGGCTTTGCAAATATCCTGCGGCTGTAGCGTTTATATGAGAGCTTACTGTTCCCTCTTATATTTTGCCATCGGGTGGAAACGAAGCTGCACAGTGGATTTTGTGATTTGCTTTTTATGTGTGCCGCCATATGGGGCAGTAGCCAGGAATCCAAGAATGGGGACACGCACATGTTGGCTGCAAGGCGGCAAGAGGCGCTTAGCGAAATTCACGCAAGGATTTCACTGGATTGTTGCCAAGGTTGCTCAGCCCGCAAAAAATATGCCGCTAAAAGAATGAGTGAGTGGAGTGAGTGGGGAGCAGCAAGTAGATTTAACGTTTTTAGTAATGGATTTATCAAGAAACCGTAGGTGAAATCTGAAATCTTATTCGGCATTGTAAGGAAAGAGCgaataaaatacattaaagAAGCCAAATTTAATTGGgtaatattaaaaaaacaggctaaatatatgttaaagtctaaaaatataattcaCAAGCAGCAAGAAAAATTCTGCCACACTAATGACTTTCTGGGTctaatttgttttcctttccTATAGCAACCACATAAATCTCAGCCCTCAAGTGACCAGCACAACTCAAAGATGAAAATTtgaaaggcaaacaaatcTGTCCCATAAGCAAACCCCGGCTGTCTGTGGATTCTGGCATCCTAGCTGGGATCTGGATGGGCTGCGATGGAATGGCATTGCGAATTGAAGGCGTAGCTTCCGGAGCACGGACTTatggctacaaatcagaagGACGAACTTACCACCGGCTGCTCTTTGGCTTTCCCTGGCTAGCTAATCCAAAGGACAGAGGAACTTTCAAGGCCTTCCAGCTGGCAAGtttaatttatgtttttgcTTGGCCAACAGATAGAGAGCAAAACTTTTGCTGCTCGCAGCTATTGTTCCAATGCACTGACCCGTATTTGCAAAGATGTCTGCATAAGCAatttgtatcttgtatctaCTATCTTTGTATCTTGCGGATGCTCCGCTGCACTTTCACTTTGCCCCGCCAGACGATGACAATTGTGATAAATTATATGCCACGCGACCGATCGGATCGTATCATATGGGAATCGGAATCAAAACCGAAGGGGGCGGGCTGTATGGCCGACGAACTGTTGCGCCCACTCTGgaaaacacactcacacacacgcgcgaTGCTGATATACTCATATATACTGACCACTACAAATGAAACCGCAGTGTGTTATTGTGTCATTAATTCGTGCGCTCTCTTTGTGTGGAATACTCCTTTTTATTGCTGCCTTTTTTGGCGCTTAAAGTGCGAAAACTGACTGGAATTAATTGATGATCCGCACGCAACTGGAGTGCGGTATTGCTGGTTGgttgggaaatggaaaatcgaAAATGGGAAATCGTTAATGAGGCAGCGTGACGCGTTCACATTTCCATATGATTTAATGATTTACTTCGgggtccttcgtccttctATCTGCTCTACGCACTTTTCCGAATTTTCCGCAACTCACTTCTCAGTCttgctgtttgtttgcccGCGCACTTGAAGATTCATTTTCATTCGCATTTTCCGCTTTCGGCTGTTATTTTGCTGCTCGTAATCCGCTTTTGCCCTAAATTTCAATTCcctttcgcttttttttgcACTGCAGATTTTTCGGACTACGCTTTTTCCAGTTCTCTTCAAGTGTTTTGATAACTTGagtgtattattatttttccgGCACGTGTTAAtacttttctttttccttgttgtggttgttgttgtttctggtGGGCGGTAGGGGCGCGGCACACGAAACGCAAAGGATGCGCAGCACTTACGCCGTTCGAGAGTCACGCACAAATGgtccgccgccgcctccttTTCCTCTAATTAGCCACATAAATTGCAAGTTGGCCAGGGCCACAAAAAACTCAAAGCACACTGTCTAGAGAATCGCAATCCCTGCTGAACAAGAGTGGCAAGCGCCAGCAATGGCACAGATATATGTAGCCAAACACGCtatcgatatatatatagagcaGCACCCGCACGACGAACCAAACGCTGTGAGCCACGGATAAGAACTAAACAACATTCGCAGCTGCCGCTGctcggctgctgctgctgctgctgctgcatgttgttgctgcggctcGTTGCTgctcgctgctgctgctgctgctgcggggTAGCAACACATGCCGCATATCATTCACGATTTTTCACTTCGGACGgcgaacgacttcggatcacgAGTCCTGCCGCGCTCTCTCGTGCCGCATGTTGCTCGTGCGAGTCCTCGTGCAACATGCGGCCAGAACGTGACCTTTGGCAACTGGTCGAGTGTTGTTTTGGCTCTCGGGCGCGCTTGCAGCCAATTAATGGGCCACTCGCCATGTGATTTATTGGCACCGCTCATAAGTCCCCCCCTCCGCCCCCCGCCCTGGCAggataaacaaaaaacacatgCATAATTTCCATAAATCTTTTATGGCTGCGTGTAAAAACTTTCGGCTGGGCCAATTATGCGGACCGAACTAGGCACTAATTTGACAGCAAAGTGGCCAAAAGGCTTTATCCCTCCTTAGGGGTCAGGCTAGGTCAACTCTGGCCAACCTCCACTCCGCCGTCGCTCGAATCGTGTCCATAACTTACCGCATAATTGAGTTATCCCCCGGTCGGCGGCATGAACGAGCTTTTGTTGTCGTCCTGGCGAAGGATTATCAATGGCCTTTGAGCATTTACTATCGCCCGGCGGTTTTGCTGCCCGAATTGCTCAATTTTGCTCGGGCTTTGATCTGTGGTAAGCTGTGGCTAATGATGCACTTAGCCATGATTGGTTCATTTTAATTGGGCGTGTGACACGCTTTAAATGTTTAAGAATGTATCATGCAACTTATTTCATTTCTATGAGTTGATCGATCaaataaactaatataaatataaataataggttaaattaattaattctgAATTACTCTGCTATGCAAATAAGCAAATCAATATATTTACTCAAGGTTAATAATACTTTGATTGAAAATAAGATCAATTACAGCTTTCTATGGTAAAGTGAACTTATTTCCCTTTTTAACTCAATTGCCCTTAGGCACATGCAACATGTTGCTACAACAAAGCGAAATGTTTCAGAACAATTCCATTATTCCGCTCTCTCGCAGCATGCTGCCTTCGTTAAGTGTTGAGGGACAATGATGAAAGCAACATTTGTTAAAGAAACACGAACATGATTTCAAATTGCCACAAAAAGGAGAAACGTTTATTGAATATAATTGGCTCAAATTTATAgaagtaaaatttaaaattcaattaatatatatattctctTGATAGGAAACTGAAAACTataataaaagaaattcaaCTAGCTTATTTTAAATACAACTTGTTGTTTTTCAGTGAACTCAGCCTCCGgctggccataaaaatattCGCCACTGTTAAATGGGAACAGATTGTCGCATGGTGATGCAGTTGCACCTGGCAAGCTGTTGCACCTCTAAGCCAGCAAGCCACCCAGGGCACTTCGATGGCAGCTCGGCCTCCACTTTTCCCGGGGCATTAGCCTTTTATGCCGCAACGTTGATGTTGCAGCTTCAGTTGCTCGCCCGCGGCAACCTTCACACCTATGCACATGACGCACTCGTATTGTACACAGAAATGCTAGAAAATAGAAGGAAAATGGCATaggaaaggaaaagaaaagaaaagcgcAAATAGGATCAAGGATAACAAGGGCATAACAAATGCAATGCAGCCAAGTGGCATGGGAGCATTGCAAATGCTTTTAAAGCAATACTTGATGCCAGCTGATTGAGTGGCTAATGGGCTGGCTTTTAACCGAAGGAAGCCAAGAAGGAAGTTTCACTGGGTCACGATGGCTAATTGGCACGTGCTCGGACCCCAAATGCTCCATTAACTTAGttttagtttcaatttaaaaaaaaattataccTATAACTGAAATGTAATATCGGGAATGTATACCTTTTCACCCCAAAATTGTAGTTCCGTCTAGAATGTCATTATTACTACGACTTTTTTAAATTAGGAAGAAAAAATGCTTAGAAAGTATATTTTACAATTAATAGCTTTCTCAAAGTTTCCCCAAATTAAATTTGCTGTAAATTAATCATCATTTAAGATATTTCTTTTCGGTGTGGCTATGACATTTGTGCATTTGTCTTGCAGTGGAAATTTGTTTGCCGGGTGAAAAAAGCTAgcttatttcattttaattgcttCACAGTCGCAGGactcgacacacacacacactcaaaaGGAGAGAGAGGAtaagacacacacacacaatcaaCTAATGCGGTTGTGTGCCATCCTTTTGTGggattgtgtgtgtgctcatTAAAAAGCGAGGCAGCTACGCAGAAAAGCGACATTTGCATAAaatgccagtgtgtgtgtgtgtgtgtgtcccgaaagctggaaaagcgTGCCACTGACACACAACTGTCACTCACACGCACGCAGACACAGGACTCTCCTCCCACTCACACAAGCCAAGTCAAAACttgcaaattttaatgcaTCACAAGATTTCAACAACTTCCTATGTCTCACAAGCCGAAAAATCATCACCAGCAGGCTCGCAGCTCGCAGCTTGAAGCtggaaataaagaaaatctcCCACTGTCATGTCACGTGCCTTTTCCCTTCCCCACTGCCATATTTTCTTGCCACCCCGCCTCCATGGCTTGAATCCGTTCGAGGCTCATTAAAAGTGCCTGCCGTTTTGGCCCTGGGGCAGCCAGAGTTTTCGGCTCTAATGAAGTTTCCCTTAAAAGGATGCCCCCTAATCGGACCGAGACCCCTCTATTTGCAGGGTATGTTTGATGGGCGGCACGGACTGCCATTAAATTGTCGTTTCCTTTTTTACGCAGCAAACTGCTTGAATGATTGACAGCTGGACATTGTGGCTGAGTGAATAACTCACAGGCCGACAGGCTGGCCGCTTGATTTATGGGGGCGTGCCCCGGACAGCCGTGCTTTGGCGCTCAATTAAAACGGAACCAAAGTCAAAAGTCACCGAGCGACATGGGAAACGCACGGAGTCCTAGTTCTAGCTGCGATGGATTAACACATCTCCCGGGGCAACATCTTCTCTCCGGGCGACAACAACCCTCATGGCAAGGTCTTTTGCTCGGAGGCTGGCCTGTCATATAAATCAAGCATAATCAACGCGAAATGCGGCTTGACTCTCCATAGATGGACTTCGATGCGAGATTCCCGGATAAGCTGCACTCGAAGAAAAAGCGCTACGCTAGCTATCGATGGGAATATTGAAGCAAGTCAGTATACTAACTTAACAATTTTGAGTTTGTGGTCATTACTATCATCTGCTCATTTACTAAATTAATATCAAGCTATTTATTATTATCCTACTATACCACAATTAAAGTCACC of Drosophila mauritiana strain mau12 chromosome 3R, ASM438214v1, whole genome shotgun sequence contains these proteins:
- the LOC117145946 gene encoding uncharacterized protein LOC117145946 yields the protein MRPAVVFTPLVHSEKRGGHTIRVRHVHRCEGCRGRATEAATSTLRHKRLMPREKWRPSCHRSALGGLLA
- the LOC117145947 gene encoding uncharacterized protein LOC117145947, with the translated sequence MGACPGQPCFGAQLKRNQSQKSPSDMGNARSPSSSCDGLTHLPGQHLLSGRQQPSWQGLLLGGWPVI